The Osmerus eperlanus chromosome 25, fOsmEpe2.1, whole genome shotgun sequence genome contains a region encoding:
- the ankrd39 gene encoding ankyrin repeat domain-containing protein 39, whose product MESSPHCAHCSLQAASASTHQTLDEMDFERGIWSAAMNGDLGRTQALLQKGTEPNQRDSSNYTALHYASRSGHEAVCRLLLDSGACVNALTLGRATPLHRSAYCGHDAVVRMLLRHGADPQLCDDDGSSALHKAAAQGHQEVCDLLIQHCPNLRNLKNKKGHLPYQLAPEGHLLQELIRPPL is encoded by the exons ATGGAGTCTAGTCCGCATTGTGCGCATTGTAGCCTCCAAGCTGCGTCCGCGAGTACACACCAAACACTAGATGAGATGGATTTTGAAAGAG GTATATGGTCAGCTGCAATGAATGGTGACTTGGGTAGGACACAAGCACTTCTCCAAAAGGGAACAGAGCCAAACCAAAGAGACTCCTCCAATTACACCGCCTTG CACTATGCCAGTCGTAGTGGCCATGAGGCGGTTTGCAGATTGCTCCTTGACAGTGGAGCATGTGTCAACGCCTTGACGTTAGGTCGAGCTACTCCGCTCCATCGCTCTGCCTACTGTGGGCATGATGCCGTGGTGAGGATGCTGCTTCGCCACGGCGCTGACCCTCAGCTGTGTGATGACGATGGATCTTCTGCCTTACACAAG GCTGCGGCGCAGGGTCATCAAGAGGTGTGTGACCTTTTGATCCAGCACTGTCCAAATCTACGGAATTTAAAAAACAAGAAAGGACATTTACCTTACCAACTTGCACCAGAAGGACACCTACTGCAGGAACTTATAAGACCGCCTCTTTAA
- the LOC134012255 gene encoding progonadoliberin-1-like codes for MGERNLVLWLLLLGALIPQACCQHWSFGLSPGGKRAADGLSETLESIVEDLPKMDGPCSLYDCTKVWPNVRLYRLRTLLAGLTEKNSGRQNI; via the exons atgggagagaggaacTTGGTGTTGTGGCTGCTGCTGTTGGGAGCACTGATTCCCCAAGCCTGCTGTCAACACTGGTCTTTTGGACTGAGCCCAGGGGGGAAGAGAGCTGCTGATGGCTTGTCAGAAACACTGGAAAGT ATTGTCGAGGACCTTCCCAAGATGGATGGACCCTGCAGTCTTTATGACTGTACTAAAGTCTGGCCTAATGTCAGACTGTACAGACTGAGGACATTGCTT GCTGGCCTCACGGAAAAAAACAGTGGACGCCAAAATATTTAG